From Haloarcula hispanica ATCC 33960, the proteins below share one genomic window:
- a CDS encoding ABC transporter ATP-binding protein translates to MTLSVTEVNAGFGGSTVFQNVSLAVEPGEVVTVVGPSGTGKTTLLRLLATFRRPDDGTVAWDGDDIWAMADDERLSIRRQVSMVFQEPSLFNAPVHRNVSYGLRVREPWRARVRRSLGELVGSSRPADTVMAALETVGLAESVDQNALSLSGGEAQRVAFARALAVDPAVMLLDEPTSNLDPYNTALLENAIERARDRGVGVVVATHDMHQAKRISDHMAFLHDGELVETGPPEQLFEDPTDARTARFLDGELLVGDREGSRVPQPPTADP, encoded by the coding sequence ATGACGCTCTCCGTGACCGAGGTAAATGCTGGGTTCGGCGGCTCGACCGTCTTCCAGAACGTCTCGCTGGCGGTCGAACCGGGGGAAGTCGTCACCGTCGTCGGTCCCTCCGGCACCGGCAAGACGACGCTGCTGCGCCTGCTTGCGACCTTTCGCCGACCCGACGATGGAACGGTCGCATGGGACGGCGACGATATCTGGGCGATGGCCGACGACGAACGATTGAGTATCCGCCGGCAGGTGAGTATGGTGTTTCAGGAGCCGAGCCTCTTCAACGCGCCCGTCCATCGGAACGTCTCCTACGGCCTGCGCGTCAGAGAACCCTGGCGAGCCCGAGTTCGCCGGAGTCTCGGCGAACTCGTCGGCTCGTCACGGCCCGCCGATACCGTTATGGCCGCGCTCGAAACGGTCGGACTTGCGGAATCGGTCGACCAGAACGCGCTCTCGCTGTCCGGCGGTGAGGCCCAGCGTGTCGCGTTCGCGCGGGCACTCGCCGTTGACCCGGCGGTCATGCTGCTGGACGAACCCACATCGAACCTTGACCCGTACAACACGGCGCTGCTGGAAAACGCCATCGAGCGGGCGCGGGACCGCGGCGTCGGCGTCGTCGTCGCCACCCACGACATGCACCAGGCGAAACGCATCTCGGACCACATGGCCTTCCTTCACGACGGCGAACTGGTCGAGACCGGCCCGCCCGAGCAGTTGTTCGAGGACCCCACCGACGCCCGGACGGCACGGTTCCTCGACGGCGAACTG